One segment of Senegalia massiliensis DNA contains the following:
- a CDS encoding rod shape-determining protein, with protein sequence MGFLGMFSKDMGIDLGTANTLVFIKGKGIVVREPSVVAIQTKSNEVLAVGAEAKRMIGRTPGNIVAIRPMKDGVIADFNVTKSMIEYFLKKANGKKSSLSQPRVVVCVPSGVTEVERKAVEEAAEQAGAREAFLIEEPMAAAIGANLPVQEPTGSMVVDVGGGTTEVAIISLGGIVTSKSIRVGGDELDDSIVQFIKKQYNLMIGERTAENIKIEVGSALLRDSGKGSLSSESKMKIRGRDLVSGLPKVVEITANEIEEALKEPVSNIIEAIKFTLEKTPPELAADIMDKGIMLTGGGALLDGLDRLVKRETGMPVNIAEDPLDCVVLGTGKSVEDIDMLKRVSTSSKRR encoded by the coding sequence ATGGGATTTTTAGGAATGTTTTCAAAGGATATGGGTATTGACTTAGGTACTGCCAATACTCTTGTTTTTATAAAAGGTAAAGGTATTGTGGTAAGAGAACCATCTGTTGTTGCAATACAAACGAAATCAAATGAGGTATTAGCTGTAGGTGCAGAGGCTAAAAGAATGATAGGTAGAACACCTGGAAATATAGTAGCCATTAGACCTATGAAGGATGGTGTAATTGCAGATTTTAATGTCACAAAAAGTATGATAGAGTATTTTCTAAAAAAAGCAAATGGTAAGAAAAGTTCTCTTTCACAACCAAGGGTAGTTGTATGTGTACCTTCTGGTGTTACTGAAGTTGAAAGAAAAGCAGTAGAAGAAGCAGCTGAACAAGCTGGAGCAAGAGAAGCATTTCTTATAGAAGAACCGATGGCAGCTGCAATAGGTGCTAATTTGCCAGTACAAGAACCAACAGGAAGTATGGTTGTTGATGTTGGTGGAGGAACTACTGAAGTTGCAATTATTTCTCTAGGTGGAATCGTAACAAGTAAATCTATTAGAGTTGGTGGAGACGAATTAGACGACTCTATTGTTCAGTTTATAAAAAAACAATATAATTTAATGATTGGTGAAAGAACAGCTGAAAATATTAAGATAGAGGTGGGTTCTGCACTACTCAGAGATAGTGGAAAAGGAAGTTTATCAAGTGAATCTAAAATGAAAATAAGAGGTAGAGATTTAGTTTCAGGACTTCCAAAAGTAGTAGAAATAACAGCTAATGAAATTGAAGAAGCCCTTAAGGAGCCCGTATCTAATATAATTGAAGCTATAAAATTCACATTAGAAAAAACACCACCAGAACTTGCAGCTGATATTATGGATAAAGGAATAATGCTTACTGGAGGGGGAGCATTATTGGATGGATTAGATAGACTTGTAAAAAGAGAAACTGGTATGCCAGTAAATATTGCAGAAGATCCGTTAGATTGTGTAGTGCTTGGAACAGGAAAATCAGTAGAAGATATTGATATGTTAAAAAGAGTTTCTACTAGTTCAAAAAGAAGATAA
- the radC gene encoding RadC family protein, with protein MGNRINYTIKQLPLDERPREKLFEKGPSELSNTELLAIIIRTGNRKQSAIELARNVLDLDKDGLDFLKNSTIQELIQLEGIGKCKSAQILAAVELGKRICSKEVKRPTKITCPSDVCEFMMENMKEYKKEFFRTIMLDTKNNIICYEDISVGSLNASIVHPREVFNRAIKRSSASVILVHNHPSGDPTPSKEDINITMRLIEAGEILGIRVLDHIIVGNKKYVSLKEEDII; from the coding sequence ATGGGAAATAGAATAAATTACACTATTAAACAGTTACCACTAGATGAAAGACCAAGAGAAAAACTATTTGAAAAAGGACCAAGTGAATTATCAAATACTGAATTATTAGCTATAATAATTAGAACTGGAAATAGAAAACAATCAGCAATAGAACTCGCTAGAAATGTTTTGGATTTAGATAAAGATGGGCTTGATTTTTTAAAAAATTCTACAATTCAAGAATTGATTCAACTTGAAGGAATTGGGAAATGTAAATCAGCACAGATATTAGCAGCAGTAGAACTAGGTAAAAGAATATGTTCAAAAGAAGTAAAAAGACCTACAAAAATCACGTGCCCAAGTGATGTATGTGAATTTATGATGGAAAATATGAAAGAATATAAAAAAGAATTTTTTAGAACAATAATGTTAGATACTAAAAATAATATAATATGTTATGAAGATATTTCAGTAGGAAGTCTAAATGCTTCTATAGTTCACCCGAGAGAAGTGTTTAATAGAGCAATTAAAAGGAGTAGTGCTTCCGTAATTCTTGTACACAATCATCCAAGTGGTGATCCAACACCAAGTAAAGAGGATATTAATATTACAATGAGGTTAATTGAAGCTGGAGAAATTTTAGGAATACGTGTACTTGACCATATTATAGTTGGCAATAAAAAATACGTGAGTTTAAAAGAAGAAGATATAATATAG
- a CDS encoding nucleoside triphosphate pyrophosphatase — translation MKYVILASSSARRKEFLEKYNINFKIQESNIKENIYDNVSPETIAMSLAFQKAINVAENTEKGSIIIAADTIICCDNKMLGKPKDKQDAKKMLLNLSGKNHYVYTGIAIVKSGTNEKKVDYSKTKVKFRNLSEDMIDNYLLEKEYEDKAGSYAIQGKGEIFVENIEGSYTNVVGLPIVKLDKLLKEYFEISLI, via the coding sequence TTGAAATATGTTATACTAGCTTCATCTTCTGCTAGAAGAAAAGAGTTCTTAGAGAAATATAATATAAATTTTAAAATACAAGAAAGTAATATAAAAGAGAATATTTATGATAATGTATCTCCTGAGACTATAGCAATGAGCTTAGCTTTTCAAAAGGCAATAAATGTTGCTGAGAATACTGAGAAAGGTAGTATAATAATTGCAGCAGATACAATTATTTGTTGTGACAATAAAATGCTTGGGAAACCTAAAGACAAACAAGATGCAAAAAAAATGTTGTTAAATTTAAGTGGTAAAAATCATTATGTTTATACAGGCATTGCTATAGTTAAATCTGGCACTAACGAAAAAAAAGTTGATTATTCTAAAACTAAAGTTAAATTCAGAAATTTGAGTGAAGATATGATAGATAATTATCTATTAGAAAAAGAATATGAAGATAAAGCTGGCAGTTATGCGATACAGGGGAAAGGTGAAATTTTTGTAGAGAATATTGAGGGGTCATATACAAATGTAGTAGGACTTCCTATAGTAAAACTTGATAAACTTTTAAAAGAATACTTTGAAATTAGTCTAATTTAA
- the rnfB gene encoding RnfABCDGE type electron transport complex subunit B: MIDSIILPVASLGGLGLIFGSGLAIASRIFAVEVDPKVEKIRAALPGANCGACGYPGCDAFANAVSIEEAPVNGCPVGGSEAAERLGEIMGASAEASERKVAHVICNGTECNARDKFEYNGIKDCKAAALVQGGNKSCSYGCLGYGTCYDVCPFDAITMKDGIAHIDPDKCTACGNCVDACPKNVIEWAPYNQNVVVDCNSNEFGKDVKVKCSTGCIGCQICVKACPFDAMEFENKLAKINYDKCKNCMICAEKCPTKAIWADFSKRKTAEVVEDKCIGCTICAKNCPVDAINGELKKVHEVDPDKCVGCGVCEQKCPKDAIIMK, encoded by the coding sequence ATGATAGATAGTATAATTTTACCGGTAGCTAGTTTAGGTGGCTTAGGTTTAATTTTTGGAAGTGGTCTAGCTATAGCATCACGAATATTTGCTGTAGAAGTAGATCCTAAAGTAGAAAAAATAAGAGCAGCTTTACCAGGTGCAAATTGTGGTGCATGTGGTTATCCAGGTTGTGATGCATTTGCAAATGCAGTTTCAATAGAAGAGGCTCCTGTAAATGGATGTCCTGTAGGAGGATCTGAAGCTGCAGAAAGATTAGGAGAGATAATGGGAGCATCTGCAGAAGCATCTGAAAGAAAGGTTGCACATGTTATTTGTAATGGCACTGAATGTAATGCCAGAGATAAATTTGAATATAATGGAATAAAAGATTGTAAAGCGGCGGCACTTGTACAGGGAGGAAATAAATCTTGTTCCTATGGTTGTTTAGGGTATGGAACTTGCTATGATGTATGTCCTTTTGATGCGATTACAATGAAAGATGGCATTGCTCATATAGACCCAGATAAATGTACTGCTTGTGGTAATTGTGTAGATGCTTGTCCTAAGAATGTAATTGAGTGGGCACCTTACAATCAAAATGTAGTAGTAGATTGTAATAGTAATGAATTTGGTAAGGATGTTAAAGTAAAATGCTCTACAGGGTGTATAGGTTGTCAAATATGTGTAAAAGCTTGCCCTTTTGATGCTATGGAGTTTGAAAATAAATTAGCTAAAATAAATTATGATAAATGTAAAAATTGTATGATATGTGCAGAAAAATGTCCTACAAAAGCAATATGGGCAGACTTTTCTAAGAGAAAAACTGCTGAAGTAGTAGAGGATAAATGTATAGGTTGTACTATATGTGCTAAAAATTGTCCAGTTGACGCTATAAATGGAGAACTTAAAAAGGTACATGAGGTTGATCCAGATAAATGTGTTGGGTGTGGAGTATGTGAACAAAAGTGTCCAAAAGATGCTATAATAATGAAGTGA
- the rsxA gene encoding electron transport complex subunit RsxA, which translates to MELVTIAVSAMLVNNFILSRFLGICPFLGVSKKVETATGMTMAVAFVMTLASIMTYFIQVTILDRFNLQYLQTIAFILIIASLVQFVEMFIKKASPTLYEALGVYLPLITTNCAVLGLTLLNIQEGFNLLETIVHGVFAAIGFGLAIILFAGIRERLALADVPESLEGFPIALITAGLMSIAFLGFAGLV; encoded by the coding sequence ATGGAATTAGTGACAATAGCAGTCAGTGCTATGTTAGTAAACAACTTTATATTATCTAGATTCCTTGGTATATGTCCATTTTTAGGAGTTTCTAAAAAGGTTGAAACGGCTACAGGGATGACTATGGCTGTAGCGTTTGTTATGACATTAGCATCAATTATGACTTATTTTATACAAGTAACAATATTAGATCGTTTTAATCTGCAATATTTGCAGACCATAGCATTTATATTAATAATTGCATCCTTGGTACAATTTGTTGAGATGTTCATAAAAAAGGCAAGTCCTACATTATATGAAGCCTTGGGAGTATATCTTCCACTAATTACAACAAACTGTGCAGTACTTGGATTAACTTTATTAAATATACAAGAAGGCTTTAATTTATTAGAAACTATTGTTCATGGAGTTTTTGCAGCTATAGGATTTGGACTTGCAATAATTTTATTCGCGGGTATAAGAGAAAGATTAGCTTTAGCTGATGTTCCTGAATCATTAGAAGGTTTTCCAATTGCACTTATAACAGCTGGTTTAATGTCTATTGCATTTTTAGGCTTTGCTGGATTAGTATAG
- the rsxE gene encoding electron transport complex subunit RsxE, producing MKLFKIFKNGIVNENPVFVQLLGMCPTLAVTTSAIDGMAMGLATMTVLFAANLVISMFRKVIPDKIRIPAYIVIIATFVTLIGMFMHGYAMSLYKSLGLFIPLIVVNCLILGRAESFASKNKPASSIVDGLGMGLGFTLALTILGIVREILGAGSIFGISLFGEAFKPAIIMILPPGAFLALGLLIGLLNYIQKRNKIKKNENEDLKEAI from the coding sequence ATGAAATTATTTAAAATATTTAAAAATGGAATTGTAAATGAGAATCCAGTTTTTGTACAATTGTTGGGAATGTGCCCGACTCTTGCTGTTACTACATCAGCAATAGATGGTATGGCTATGGGACTTGCTACTATGACAGTTTTGTTTGCTGCAAATCTTGTAATTTCAATGTTTAGAAAAGTTATACCAGATAAAATAAGAATACCTGCATATATTGTAATAATTGCAACATTTGTTACCCTTATTGGTATGTTTATGCATGGTTATGCTATGAGTTTATATAAGTCACTTGGATTATTTATACCACTTATAGTTGTTAACTGTTTAATACTTGGTAGAGCAGAATCTTTTGCATCTAAAAATAAACCTGCAAGTTCAATTGTAGATGGACTTGGAATGGGACTTGGATTTACTTTAGCTTTAACAATACTTGGTATAGTAAGAGAAATACTTGGCGCAGGAAGTATATTTGGTATTTCTTTATTTGGAGAAGCATTTAAGCCTGCTATAATTATGATATTACCTCCTGGAGCATTTTTAGCACTAGGCTTATTGATAGGTTTGTTAAATTATATTCAAAAGCGAAATAAGATTAAGAAAAATGAAAATGAAGATCTTAAGGAGGCGATATAA
- a CDS encoding RnfABCDGE type electron transport complex subunit G gives MREIIKLGLILLLITSISAVVLGLTNSVTEEKIEDAENLVSEEARKAVLPGAEKFVKEESTEINKIVKDNSDILEVYRGMNNKDELLGYAIKTSSSGYGGDVEVITGISNDGIITGMNVVSHQETPGLGANATGEEFQNQFKEMPIEKDIIVVKSEPQNEDEVQALTGATITSDAVVKGVNSARNLYNNNLK, from the coding sequence TTGCGTGAGATAATTAAACTAGGTCTTATTTTATTATTAATAACATCAATATCCGCAGTTGTTTTGGGTTTAACTAATAGTGTAACAGAAGAAAAAATAGAAGATGCTGAAAACTTAGTTAGTGAAGAGGCAAGAAAAGCAGTTTTACCTGGAGCAGAAAAATTTGTGAAAGAAGAATCTACTGAAATTAATAAAATCGTAAAGGATAATTCAGATATTTTAGAAGTATATAGAGGTATGAACAATAAAGATGAATTGTTAGGATATGCTATAAAGACTTCTTCTTCAGGATATGGTGGAGATGTGGAAGTTATAACAGGTATTTCTAATGATGGGATTATAACTGGGATGAATGTAGTAAGTCATCAAGAAACACCAGGACTTGGAGCAAATGCCACTGGAGAAGAATTTCAAAATCAGTTTAAAGAAATGCCTATTGAAAAAGATATAATTGTAGTAAAATCTGAGCCGCAAAATGAAGATGAAGTACAAGCACTTACAGGAGCTACAATCACTTCAGATGCTGTAGTTAAAGGGGTAAACAGTGCGAGAAATCTTTATAATAATAATTTAAAGTAG
- a CDS encoding RnfABCDGE type electron transport complex subunit D, with the protein MENMLYGSSSPHIRSKETISKIMIDVLIALLPATLASIYYFRFNAIKLIGISILTAVLTEWALQKFMNKPITINDFSAVVTGLLLAFNIPASAPWWIPVIGSAFAIAIVKQAFGGLGNNFINPALAARAMLLASWPVLMTNWVTPGADAVSTATPLAILKGEAEGTLPSITNVLMGNIGGSLGETSALLLIIGGLYLLYRGVITWKIPVSYIGTVMIMTLLLDGGFTNMTYHTLSGGLMLGAFYMATDYSSSPVTSKGQIIFGVGCGILTAIIRIYGGYPEGVSYSILLMNVASPLIDKYTSPKVFGEVKKVA; encoded by the coding sequence ATGGAAAATATGTTGTATGGTTCTTCTTCACCTCATATAAGAAGTAAAGAGACCATCTCAAAAATAATGATCGATGTATTGATAGCATTATTACCTGCAACACTTGCAAGTATATACTACTTTAGATTTAATGCTATAAAACTTATAGGAATTTCAATTTTAACAGCAGTTTTAACAGAATGGGCATTACAAAAATTTATGAATAAACCGATTACAATAAATGATTTTAGTGCTGTTGTAACAGGATTACTATTGGCATTCAATATTCCTGCTTCAGCACCATGGTGGATACCAGTTATAGGTTCAGCCTTTGCAATAGCAATTGTAAAGCAAGCATTTGGGGGGCTTGGAAATAATTTTATAAATCCTGCTCTTGCTGCACGTGCAATGCTTCTTGCATCATGGCCAGTATTAATGACTAATTGGGTTACTCCAGGAGCTGATGCTGTAAGTACAGCTACACCTCTTGCAATATTAAAAGGAGAAGCAGAAGGAACACTTCCATCAATAACAAATGTTTTGATGGGGAATATTGGAGGATCTCTTGGTGAAACATCAGCACTTCTACTGATAATTGGTGGACTATATTTATTATATAGAGGGGTTATAACTTGGAAAATACCTGTTAGTTATATAGGTACAGTAATGATAATGACACTTTTACTTGATGGAGGATTTACAAATATGACTTATCATACTCTATCTGGTGGATTAATGCTAGGGGCATTCTATATGGCTACAGATTATTCGTCATCACCAGTTACTTCAAAAGGTCAAATAATCTTTGGAGTAGGTTGTGGTATTTTAACAGCAATAATTAGAATATATGGTGGATATCCTGAAGGAGTTTCATATTCAATACTTCTTATGAATGTAGCATCACCTTTAATTGATAAGTATACATCACCAAAAGTCTTTGGGGAGGTGAAGAAAGTTGCGTGA
- the rsxC gene encoding electron transport complex subunit RsxC — protein MNLQSQTFKGGIHPPHFKKSTENLTIERAKTPDMVYIPMQQHIGAPCEAIVKVGDSVKIGQKVGEAKAFVSAPIHSSVSGKVKKIQKLDTPTGNATTIIIESDGKNEIHESVVSKGKIDDLTKEEIVEVIKEAGITGLGGAGFPTHVKLSPPPEKKVDTVILNGAECEPYLTADHRLMVEQPEMIIKGLKAIMKAVEVTKGFIGIEDNKPDAIKVMMEASKNEKNIQVVPVKTKYPQGDEKRLINSITKREVPNGGLPMDVGVVVNNVGTAHAIGNAFETGMPLVERVATITGSGINNPRNLIIKIGTPFKDIIDECGGFKDNPGKIIMGGPMMGIAQHSIEVPTIKGTSGILVLDKEEAKIPDPDPCIRCAKCVDICPVNLQPLFISKLSLKRMYEEAGSYNALSCIECGSCSFVCPSKRPLLQSIRVAKREILSNRKKS, from the coding sequence ATGAATTTACAATCTCAAACTTTTAAAGGTGGTATTCATCCTCCACACTTTAAAAAGTCTACTGAAAATTTAACTATAGAAAGAGCAAAGACTCCTGATATGGTTTATATACCTATGCAACAACATATAGGGGCACCTTGTGAAGCGATAGTTAAAGTAGGAGATTCTGTTAAAATAGGGCAAAAAGTTGGTGAAGCTAAGGCTTTTGTATCAGCACCAATTCACTCTAGTGTATCAGGAAAGGTGAAAAAAATTCAAAAACTAGATACACCTACAGGGAATGCTACAACAATTATAATAGAATCAGATGGTAAAAATGAGATACATGAAAGCGTTGTATCTAAAGGAAAAATTGACGATTTAACAAAAGAAGAAATAGTGGAAGTAATAAAAGAAGCAGGTATTACAGGACTTGGTGGGGCTGGTTTTCCTACTCATGTAAAGTTATCACCACCCCCTGAAAAGAAGGTTGATACAGTAATTTTAAATGGAGCAGAATGTGAACCTTATTTAACTGCTGACCATAGATTAATGGTAGAGCAACCTGAAATGATTATTAAAGGATTAAAAGCTATAATGAAAGCAGTAGAGGTTACAAAAGGATTTATAGGAATAGAAGATAATAAACCGGATGCTATAAAAGTAATGATGGAAGCATCAAAAAATGAAAAAAATATTCAAGTTGTTCCTGTTAAAACTAAATATCCTCAAGGAGATGAAAAAAGATTAATTAATTCTATCACTAAAAGAGAGGTACCAAATGGTGGGCTTCCAATGGATGTTGGAGTAGTTGTAAATAATGTTGGTACAGCTCATGCTATTGGTAATGCATTTGAAACAGGGATGCCTTTAGTAGAAAGAGTTGCAACTATTACAGGTAGTGGCATAAATAATCCAAGAAATTTAATTATAAAAATTGGTACTCCATTTAAAGACATAATAGATGAGTGTGGAGGATTTAAGGACAACCCTGGTAAAATTATTATGGGAGGTCCTATGATGGGAATTGCTCAACATTCAATTGAGGTACCTACAATAAAAGGGACATCAGGTATATTAGTTTTAGATAAAGAAGAAGCAAAAATTCCAGACCCAGATCCTTGTATAAGATGTGCTAAATGTGTGGATATATGTCCTGTAAATTTACAACCATTATTTATAAGTAAATTATCTCTTAAAAGAATGTATGAAGAAGCGGGTAGTTATAATGCTCTAAGCTGTATTGAATGTGGCTCATGTTCATTTGTATGTCCTTCAAAGAGACCATTACTTCAATCAATAAGAGTAGCTAAAAGAGAAATCTTATCTAATAGGAAAAAAAGTTAA
- a CDS encoding SPOR domain-containing protein, whose amino-acid sequence MGRYKRRYRNKRTVKDKLIYIFLFGIVSPIIAITLGSFLVKYIIYPGFFINQDTEQVIIEDNTKEVENNTNTLNIFNIQIGGFNDLNNAKALKESVNNKGLPAYVVKLDNYKVFSGTFLSKEHAEEYKKHLDQNIEESFLHENTINIKTTFGDDLKKEDNEKILQLINKCNDIYISETSIWKETLISKKSKDIKTRIQKNNDDLNEIYESIKVETQIMKNFKKTLESRKKIASEINDKNILENYSDYTKTLVGYINIIRTK is encoded by the coding sequence ATGGGAAGATATAAGAGAAGGTATAGAAATAAAAGAACTGTTAAGGACAAGCTTATATATATATTTCTTTTTGGTATTGTTTCACCTATTATAGCTATTACGTTAGGATCTTTTTTAGTTAAATATATAATATATCCAGGGTTTTTTATTAATCAAGATACCGAACAAGTAATTATTGAAGATAATACTAAAGAGGTTGAAAATAATACAAACACTTTAAATATTTTTAATATACAAATTGGAGGGTTTAATGATCTAAATAATGCAAAAGCTCTTAAAGAATCAGTAAATAATAAAGGGCTTCCTGCATATGTAGTAAAATTAGATAATTATAAAGTTTTTTCAGGAACATTTTTAAGCAAAGAACATGCAGAAGAATATAAAAAACATTTAGACCAAAATATTGAAGAAAGCTTTTTACATGAAAATACTATAAATATAAAAACTACTTTTGGTGATGATCTAAAAAAAGAAGATAATGAAAAAATATTACAATTAATTAATAAATGCAATGATATATATATATCTGAAACTTCAATTTGGAAAGAAACATTAATATCAAAAAAGTCAAAAGATATTAAGACTAGAATTCAAAAGAATAATGATGATTTAAATGAAATCTATGAATCTATAAAGGTAGAAACTCAGATTATGAAGAATTTCAAGAAAACATTAGAATCTAGAAAAAAAATTGCTTCTGAAATTAATGATAAGAATATTTTGGAAAACTATTCAGATTACACCAAAACTTTAGTGGGTTATATAAATATAATTAGAACAAAATAA
- the dinB gene encoding DNA polymerase IV, with product MINILHIDMDAFYASIEQRDNKKIRGKPVAVGGSPDGRGVVCAASYEARKYGVKSAMSSKHAQYLCKDLIFVETNKNKYKRESNHIRNIFKKYSNNIEPLSLDEAYIEIKDKSLSEVLKIARNIKKDIKVQLNLTCSVGISYNKFLAKLASDMNKPNGITIIKKEDAVKILSPMPIRKLWGVGKKTEKILNSLGIYTIYDIQNYDENVLVERLGKKGSELMMFSKGVDNRKVEGNSLPQSISEENTFSYDIDNMEYIHEKINEYSNDIYNRIIKRGYKYRTITIKLKYNDFSIETRSLTLENATDSLKVLKATANFILKNKFNINKKIRLLGVGVSNFIYPNEPVQIRFDLDDYF from the coding sequence ATGATTAATATATTACATATTGATATGGATGCATTTTATGCTTCCATAGAACAACGTGATAACAAAAAAATAAGAGGAAAACCTGTAGCAGTTGGAGGTAGTCCTGATGGAAGAGGTGTAGTGTGTGCAGCTAGTTATGAAGCACGTAAGTATGGTGTAAAATCTGCAATGAGCTCAAAGCATGCTCAGTACCTTTGTAAAGATTTAATTTTTGTAGAGACAAATAAAAATAAATATAAAAGAGAATCAAATCATATAAGAAATATATTTAAAAAATATTCAAATAATATTGAACCATTATCATTAGATGAAGCTTATATAGAAATAAAAGACAAAAGTTTATCTGAAGTCTTAAAGATTGCTAGAAACATCAAAAAAGATATAAAAGTTCAGTTGAATTTAACATGTTCAGTAGGAATATCTTATAATAAGTTTTTAGCAAAGTTAGCATCAGATATGAATAAACCTAATGGAATAACAATTATAAAAAAAGAAGATGCTGTAAAGATATTAAGTCCTATGCCTATACGGAAATTATGGGGAGTAGGTAAGAAAACAGAAAAAATACTTAATAGTTTGGGTATATATACAATTTATGATATACAAAATTATGATGAAAATGTATTAGTTGAGAGATTAGGTAAAAAAGGTAGCGAATTAATGATGTTTTCAAAAGGTGTAGATAATAGAAAAGTAGAAGGTAATTCATTGCCCCAATCTATAAGTGAAGAAAATACTTTCTCGTATGATATTGATAATATGGAATATATCCATGAAAAAATAAATGAATATTCTAATGATATTTATAATAGAATTATAAAAAGAGGTTATAAATATAGAACTATAACCATAAAATTAAAATATAATGATTTTTCTATAGAAACTAGATCATTGACACTAGAAAATGCAACAGATAGCTTGAAAGTACTTAAAGCTACAGCGAATTTCATATTAAAAAATAAATTTAATATAAATAAAAAGATAAGGTTATTAGGGGTAGGAGTATCTAATTTTATATATCCAAATGAGCCGGTACAAATCAGATTTGATTTAGATGATTATTTCTAA